Proteins encoded together in one Heliangelus exortis chromosome 13, bHelExo1.hap1, whole genome shotgun sequence window:
- the CEBPA gene encoding CCAAT/enhancer-binding protein alpha, with amino-acid sequence MEQANFYEVDSRPPMSSGQHHQLQTPLPGSTYSYREAPSAAAPAAGGAELGDICENENSIDISAYIDPAAFNDEFLADLFQHSKQQEKAKAILAGDFDFHSMHGAGAAASAPGHQQQHHQQPLFGCVAGYMDGKLDPLYERIAAPGLRPLVIKQEPREEEEVKSAALSALYPHHAPQQHPSHLQYQIAHCAQTTMHLQPGHPTPPPTPVPSPHHPHHPHPPGGLPAASALKMMPADHRSKSKKTVDKNSNEYRVRRERNNIAVRKSRDKAKQRNVETQQKVLELTTDNERLRKRVEQLTRELETLRGIFRQLPESSLVKAMGSCA; translated from the coding sequence ATGGAGCAAGCCAACTTCTACGAGGTCGATTCCCGGCCCCCGATGAGCAGCGGccagcaccaccagctccaGACTCCCCTGCCCGGCAGCACCTACAGCTACAGAGAGGCTCCCTCGGCGGCGGCACCTGCTGCGGGCGGCGCGGAGCTCGGCGACATCTGCGAGAACGAGAACTCCATCGACATCAGCGCCTACATCGACCCCGCCGCCTTCAACGACGAGTTCCTGGCCGACCTCTTCCAGCACAGCaagcagcaggagaaagctAAGGCCATCCTGGCCGGGGATTTCGACTTTCACAGCATGCATGGGGCCGGCGCCGCCGCCTCGGCGCCggggcaccagcagcagcaccaccagcagccgCTCTTCGGCTGCGTGGCCGGCTACATGGACGGCAAGCTCGACCCCCTCTACGAGCGCATCGCTGCGCCCGGCTTGCGGCCGCTGGTGATCAAGCAGGAGCCCcgcgaggaggaggaggtcaagTCGGCGGCCCTGTCGGCCCTCTACCCCCACCACGCTCCGCAGCAGCACCCGTCCCACCTGCAGTACCAGATCGCCCACTGCGCCCAGACCACCATGCACCTCCAGCCCGGGCACCCCACGCCGCCCCCCACGCCCGTGCCCAGCCCgcaccatccccaccacccGCACCCCCCCGGCGGCCTGCCCGCCGCCAGCGCCCTCAAGATGATGCCCGCGGATCACCGGAGCAAATCGAAAAAGACAGTGGACAAGAACAGCAACGAGTACCGGGTGCGCCGGGAGCGCAACAACATCGCGGTGCGCAAGAGCCGGGACAAGGCCAAGCAGCGCAACGTGGAGACGCAGCAGAAGGTGCTGGAGCTCACCACCGACAACGAACGGCTGCGCAAGCGGGTGGAGCAGCTCACCCGGGAGCTGGAGACTCTGCGGGGCATCTTCAGGCAGCTGCCCGAGAGCTCGTTGGTGAAGGCCATGGGCAGCTGCGCCTAA